The proteins below are encoded in one region of Hordeum vulgare subsp. vulgare chromosome 3H, MorexV3_pseudomolecules_assembly, whole genome shotgun sequence:
- the LOC123444185 gene encoding phosphoethanolamine N-methyltransferase 1-like produces the protein MDAAAAAAAAADAVVANGVLAKLEEEREAQKRYWEEHSRDLTVEAMMLDSRAADLDKEERPEILSLLPSYEGKSVLELGAGIGRFTGELAKTAGHVLAMDFIESVIKKNESINGHYENASFMCADVTSPDLVIEDNSIDLIFSNWLLMYLSDEEVEKLVERMVKWLKVGGHIFFRESCFHQSGDSKRKVNPTHYREPRFYTKVFKEGHAIDQSGSSSELSLLTCKCVGAYVKNKKNQNQICWLWQKVNSTEDRGFQRFLDNVQYKTSGILRYERVFGQGFVSTGGIETTKEFVDLLDLKPGQKVLDVGCGIGGGDFFMAENYDVHVVGIDLSINMVSFALEHAIGRKCAVEFEVADCTTKTYPDNTFDVIYSRDTILHIQDKPALFRSFFKWLKPGGKVLISDYCRSPGKPSEEFASYIKQRGYDLHDVETYGQMLENAGFHDVIAEDRSDQFLKVLQRELAEVEKNKDDFLADFGQEDYDDIVTGWNAKLQRSSAGEQRWGLFIGTK, from the exons atggacgccgccgccgccgccgccgctgccgccgacgCAGTCGTTGCCAACG GGGTGCTGGCGAagctggaggaggagagggaggcgcAGAAGAGGTACTGGGAGGAGCACTCCAGGGACCTCACTGTTGAGGCCATGATGCTCGACTCCCGTGCCGCCGATCTGGACAAGGAGGAGCGCCCCGAG ATACTGTCTTTACTTCCTTCATATGAAGGAAAATCAGTGCTGGAGCTTGGCGCGGGAATAGGTCGCTTTACTGGAGAACTGGCTAAGACAGCTGGGCATGTTCTTGCAATGGATTTCATTGAAAGTGTGATTAAAAAG AATGAAAGCATAAATGGCCATTACGAAAATGCATCCTTCATGTGTGCTGATGTTACATCTCCAGACCTGGTGATTGAGGACAACTCGATTGATCTCATATTTTCAAACTGGCTACTGATGTATCTTTCAGACGAGGAG GTCGAGAAGCTTGTAGAAAGAATGGTTAAATGGCTCAAAGTTGGTGGCCATATCTTCTTTAGAGAATCATGCTTCCATCAATCTGGAGACTCAAAAAGGAAAGTGAATCCGACACATTATCGTGAACCAAGGTTTTACACTAAG GTATTTAAAGAGGGCCATGCCATTGATCAGAGTGGGAGCTCCTCTGAACTTTCTCTGCTTACTTGCAAGTGTGTTGGAGCTTatgtgaagaacaagaagaatcaAAACCAG ATATGTTGGCTATGGCAAAAAGTCAACTCAACAGAAGATCGGGGGTTTCAAAGATTTTTGGATAATGTGCAGTACAAAACCAGTGGAATATTACGCTATGAGCGTGTTTTTGGGCAAGGTTTTGTGAGCACTGGTGGAATTG AGACTACAAAAGAATTTGTGGACTTGCTGGATCTTAAACCTGGGCAGAAGGTGCTTGATGTTGGATGTGGAATCGGGGGTGGTGATTTTTTTATGGCCGAaaactatgatgttcatgttgttgGCATTGATCTTTCCATAAACATGGTTTCATTTGCACTCGAGCATGCTATTGGACGCAAGTGCGCAGTCGAGTTTGAAGTTGCTGATTGCACCACGAAGACATACCCAGACAATACATTTGATGTTATCTACAGCCGTGACACCATCCTTCACATACAA GATAAACCCGCTTTGTTTAGAAGTTTCTTCAAATGGCTAAAACCTGGTGGTAAGGTCCTAATCAGCGATTACTGTAGGAGTCCAGGAAAACCATCTGAAGAGTTTGCGTCATACATTAAGCAGAGGGGTTACGACCTTCATGATGTAGAGACTTATGGACAG ATGCTAGAGAATGCTGGTTTCCATGATGTCATTGCCGAAGACCGCAGTGATCAG TTCCTGAAAGTTTTACAGAGGGAGCTAGCCGAAGTTGAAAAGAACAAAGATGATTTTCTAGCCGACTTTGGTCAG GAGGACTATGACGATATTGTGACTGGGTGGAACGCGAAACTTCAGAGGAGCTCTGCTGGTGAGCAGAGGTGGGGGCTGTTCATTGGGACCAAGTGA